A single ANME-2 cluster archaeon DNA region contains:
- a CDS encoding phosphoglycolate phosphatase has protein sequence MKAVIVDIDGTLTDESRRLDLAAVAVIRNLDIPVILASGNVLCFVKCATKLIGTFDIMIAENGGVISSGFDGPVHIKGDRPRCADVLEMLRSHFELEELDASYRLSDVALRRNFDVEAARHILTDEGIGDMELVDTGFAVHIKSMDVNKGTALLEVAALMGLDAGDIMAIGDSANDIEMLQVAGLGVAVGNANPALKNIADMVTSGRYGAGVVEALEYANSSSFWSY, from the coding sequence TTGAAAGCAGTAATTGTTGATATTGACGGAACACTTACCGATGAGAGCAGGCGGCTTGACCTGGCCGCTGTTGCCGTCATCAGGAACCTGGATATTCCGGTAATACTGGCCAGTGGTAATGTGCTTTGCTTTGTAAAATGTGCCACAAAGCTCATCGGTACCTTTGATATTATGATAGCTGAGAACGGCGGCGTTATTTCGTCGGGTTTTGACGGTCCGGTTCATATAAAAGGAGATCGCCCGCGGTGTGCAGACGTTCTCGAGATGCTGCGCAGCCACTTCGAACTTGAGGAACTTGACGCTTCCTACCGGCTTTCAGATGTAGCATTGCGGAGAAATTTTGACGTTGAAGCAGCGAGGCATATCCTTACAGATGAAGGGATAGGGGACATGGAGCTGGTTGATACTGGTTTTGCCGTGCATATCAAATCCATGGATGTGAATAAAGGTACAGCATTGTTGGAAGTGGCAGCATTGATGGGACTGGATGCAGGGGATATTATGGCGATTGGGGATTCTGCCAATGATATTGAAATGTTGCAGGTAGCAGGCCTGGGTGTAGCTGTGGGAAATGCCAATCCTGCACTGAAAAATATTGCTGATATGGTTACATCAGGTAGATACGGTGCCGGCGTGGTAGAAGCACTGGAATATGCAAACAGCTCATCCTTTTGGTCATATTAA
- a CDS encoding PRC-barrel domain-containing protein has product MTRIFARNLRDKQVMSSDGITLGVLNNFVIDVRTGTVIDLVIKPDIALDKEKYFVQDEFVLVPFDSVRSIKDYVVVDKNLSKAKGRVEVESKTKVEKGISPR; this is encoded by the coding sequence ATGACGAGAATATTTGCCAGGAATCTAAGGGATAAACAGGTAATGAGTTCAGATGGAATCACGCTTGGAGTACTCAACAACTTTGTAATAGATGTCCGTACCGGAACAGTCATAGACCTGGTGATCAAACCTGATATTGCACTCGACAAAGAGAAATATTTTGTGCAGGACGAGTTCGTACTTGTACCTTTTGACTCGGTTCGGTCCATCAAGGACTATGTTGTTGTAGACAAGAACCTGTCAAAGGCCAAAGGCCGTGTGGAAGTGGAAAGCAAAACGAAGGTTGAGAAGGGAATATCTCCGCGTTAA